The proteins below come from a single Mercenaria mercenaria strain notata chromosome 3, MADL_Memer_1, whole genome shotgun sequence genomic window:
- the LOC123525048 gene encoding plasminogen activator inhibitor 1 RNA-binding protein-like isoform X1, which translates to MDSLYGINVKNKFELFIDEDVDPLDIIAQQESAKKEQDKKKKDDKTKKNKNAKKSVLKTENKNKPVEEIKPVKEEKVNAPRQQSERPRTGRQNRDNREPREDNRPPRRRDENFNPENRERTERPSGGFNTERSEGGGGGFGRESGPRGEGGFNRGRGRGGRMGRGAGRGDRGGRGGFGGKREFERHSGSDRTSGVKATEKREGSGAHNWGTVKDDIDLPPKVDYWRDPKEQMKDVQEEPQEWTPQAEDTENKDPNESTESATVEEPEDEGPKQLTLEEWKKMEDAKRMKSEFKLRKANEGVDTSQWKSARVYRKSEGDEESEEEEESEEEEDEDEIRQKKLVNEIRITFNDSPRRGRGGRRPRGPRGGRTGGRGGDRRSANAAPKFDDENDFPSLIKSAA; encoded by the exons ATGGATAGTTTATACGGCATAAAcgttaaaaacaaatttgaactGTTTATAGACGAGGATGTTGATCCTTTAGATATAATTGCTCAGCAGGAATCTGCGAAGAAAGAGCAAGACAAGAAGAAGAAAGATGACAAGACTAAGAAAAATAAGAATGCCAAAAAGTCCGTTTTGAAGACGGAAAATAAGAACAAACCTGTGGAGGAAATCAAACCTGTAAAGGAAg AAAAGGTAAATGCTCCTCGACAACAGTCTGAAAGACCTAGAACTGGTCGACAGAACAGAGATAATCGGGAACCTAGGGAAGACAATAGACCGCCAAGGAGAAGAGATGAGAATTTTAATCCTGAAAACAG aGAAAGAACGGAGAGACCTTCTGGTGGCTTCAATACTGAAAGGTCAgaaggtggtggtggtggatTTGGCCGTGAATCCGGACCAAGGGGAGAGGGAGGCTTTAATCGGGGACGTGGTCGAGGAGGAAGGATGGGTCGTGGTGCAGGCAGAGGGGATCGTGGTGGCCGTGGAGGATTTGGCGGCAAACGGGAGTTTGAACGCCACAGTGGAAGTGACAGAAC CAGTGGTGTAAAGGCAACTGAGAAACGGGAAGGCTCTGGAGCACATAATTGGGGTACTGTGAAAGATGATATCGA CCTGCCTCCGAAGGTGGACTACTGGAGGGATCCCAA ggAACAGATGAAAGATGTGCAGGAGGAACCACAGGAATGGACCCCACAGGCTGAAGATACTGAGAACAAGGATCCAAA tgaaagcaCTGAATCTGCCACTGTTGAGGAACCCGAAGATGAGGGGCCAAAGCAGCTGACTCTGGAAGAATGGAAAAAAATGGAAGATGCCAAACGTATGAAATCCGAATTTAAATTGAGAAAGGCGAACGAGGGCGTAGACACGTCGCAGTGGAAGAGTGCACGTGTGTATCGCAAGAGCGAAGGCGATGAAGAGAGCGAGGAAGAGGAGGAGTCTGAAGAAGAGGAAGAT GAGGATGAGATCAGACAAAAGAAGCTTGTCAATGAAATTAGAATCACATTTAATGATTCACCAAGAAGAGGCCGTGGTGGTCGCAGACCTAGAGGTCCACGTGGTGGAAGAACAGGTGGCAGAGGAGGCGACAGGAGGTCAGCCAACGCTGCGCCGAAGTTTGATGACGAGAATGACTTCCCGTCGTTGATAAAATCTGCGGCATAA
- the LOC123525048 gene encoding plasminogen activator inhibitor 1 RNA-binding protein-like isoform X2 translates to MDSLYGINVKNKFELFIDEDVDPLDIIAQQESAKKEQDKKKKDDKTKKNKNAKKSVLKTENKNKPVEEIKPVKEEKVNAPRQQSERPRTGRQNRDNREPREDNRPPRRRDENFNPENRERTERPSGGFNTERSEGGGGGFGRESGPRGEGGFNRGRGRGGRMGRGAGRGDRGGRGGFGGKREFERHSGSDRTGVKATEKREGSGAHNWGTVKDDIDLPPKVDYWRDPKEQMKDVQEEPQEWTPQAEDTENKDPNESTESATVEEPEDEGPKQLTLEEWKKMEDAKRMKSEFKLRKANEGVDTSQWKSARVYRKSEGDEESEEEEESEEEEDEDEIRQKKLVNEIRITFNDSPRRGRGGRRPRGPRGGRTGGRGGDRRSANAAPKFDDENDFPSLIKSAA, encoded by the exons ATGGATAGTTTATACGGCATAAAcgttaaaaacaaatttgaactGTTTATAGACGAGGATGTTGATCCTTTAGATATAATTGCTCAGCAGGAATCTGCGAAGAAAGAGCAAGACAAGAAGAAGAAAGATGACAAGACTAAGAAAAATAAGAATGCCAAAAAGTCCGTTTTGAAGACGGAAAATAAGAACAAACCTGTGGAGGAAATCAAACCTGTAAAGGAAg AAAAGGTAAATGCTCCTCGACAACAGTCTGAAAGACCTAGAACTGGTCGACAGAACAGAGATAATCGGGAACCTAGGGAAGACAATAGACCGCCAAGGAGAAGAGATGAGAATTTTAATCCTGAAAACAG aGAAAGAACGGAGAGACCTTCTGGTGGCTTCAATACTGAAAGGTCAgaaggtggtggtggtggatTTGGCCGTGAATCCGGACCAAGGGGAGAGGGAGGCTTTAATCGGGGACGTGGTCGAGGAGGAAGGATGGGTCGTGGTGCAGGCAGAGGGGATCGTGGTGGCCGTGGAGGATTTGGCGGCAAACGGGAGTTTGAACGCCACAGTGGAAGTGACAGAAC TGGTGTAAAGGCAACTGAGAAACGGGAAGGCTCTGGAGCACATAATTGGGGTACTGTGAAAGATGATATCGA CCTGCCTCCGAAGGTGGACTACTGGAGGGATCCCAA ggAACAGATGAAAGATGTGCAGGAGGAACCACAGGAATGGACCCCACAGGCTGAAGATACTGAGAACAAGGATCCAAA tgaaagcaCTGAATCTGCCACTGTTGAGGAACCCGAAGATGAGGGGCCAAAGCAGCTGACTCTGGAAGAATGGAAAAAAATGGAAGATGCCAAACGTATGAAATCCGAATTTAAATTGAGAAAGGCGAACGAGGGCGTAGACACGTCGCAGTGGAAGAGTGCACGTGTGTATCGCAAGAGCGAAGGCGATGAAGAGAGCGAGGAAGAGGAGGAGTCTGAAGAAGAGGAAGAT GAGGATGAGATCAGACAAAAGAAGCTTGTCAATGAAATTAGAATCACATTTAATGATTCACCAAGAAGAGGCCGTGGTGGTCGCAGACCTAGAGGTCCACGTGGTGGAAGAACAGGTGGCAGAGGAGGCGACAGGAGGTCAGCCAACGCTGCGCCGAAGTTTGATGACGAGAATGACTTCCCGTCGTTGATAAAATCTGCGGCATAA
- the LOC123525048 gene encoding plasminogen activator inhibitor 1 RNA-binding protein-like isoform X4, with translation MDSLYGINVKNKFELFIDEDVDPLDIIAQQESAKKEQDKKKKDDKTKKNKNAKKSVLKTENKNKPVEEIKPVKEEKVNAPRQQSERPRTGRQNRDNREPREDNRPPRRRDENFNPENRERTERPSGGFNTERSEGGGGGFGRESGPRGEGGFNRGRGRGGRMGRGAGRGDRGGRGGFGGKREFERHSGSDRTGVKATEKREGSGAHNWGTVKDDIEEQMKDVQEEPQEWTPQAEDTENKDPNESTESATVEEPEDEGPKQLTLEEWKKMEDAKRMKSEFKLRKANEGVDTSQWKSARVYRKSEGDEESEEEEESEEEEDEDEIRQKKLVNEIRITFNDSPRRGRGGRRPRGPRGGRTGGRGGDRRSANAAPKFDDENDFPSLIKSAA, from the exons ATGGATAGTTTATACGGCATAAAcgttaaaaacaaatttgaactGTTTATAGACGAGGATGTTGATCCTTTAGATATAATTGCTCAGCAGGAATCTGCGAAGAAAGAGCAAGACAAGAAGAAGAAAGATGACAAGACTAAGAAAAATAAGAATGCCAAAAAGTCCGTTTTGAAGACGGAAAATAAGAACAAACCTGTGGAGGAAATCAAACCTGTAAAGGAAg AAAAGGTAAATGCTCCTCGACAACAGTCTGAAAGACCTAGAACTGGTCGACAGAACAGAGATAATCGGGAACCTAGGGAAGACAATAGACCGCCAAGGAGAAGAGATGAGAATTTTAATCCTGAAAACAG aGAAAGAACGGAGAGACCTTCTGGTGGCTTCAATACTGAAAGGTCAgaaggtggtggtggtggatTTGGCCGTGAATCCGGACCAAGGGGAGAGGGAGGCTTTAATCGGGGACGTGGTCGAGGAGGAAGGATGGGTCGTGGTGCAGGCAGAGGGGATCGTGGTGGCCGTGGAGGATTTGGCGGCAAACGGGAGTTTGAACGCCACAGTGGAAGTGACAGAAC TGGTGTAAAGGCAACTGAGAAACGGGAAGGCTCTGGAGCACATAATTGGGGTACTGTGAAAGATGATATCGA ggAACAGATGAAAGATGTGCAGGAGGAACCACAGGAATGGACCCCACAGGCTGAAGATACTGAGAACAAGGATCCAAA tgaaagcaCTGAATCTGCCACTGTTGAGGAACCCGAAGATGAGGGGCCAAAGCAGCTGACTCTGGAAGAATGGAAAAAAATGGAAGATGCCAAACGTATGAAATCCGAATTTAAATTGAGAAAGGCGAACGAGGGCGTAGACACGTCGCAGTGGAAGAGTGCACGTGTGTATCGCAAGAGCGAAGGCGATGAAGAGAGCGAGGAAGAGGAGGAGTCTGAAGAAGAGGAAGAT GAGGATGAGATCAGACAAAAGAAGCTTGTCAATGAAATTAGAATCACATTTAATGATTCACCAAGAAGAGGCCGTGGTGGTCGCAGACCTAGAGGTCCACGTGGTGGAAGAACAGGTGGCAGAGGAGGCGACAGGAGGTCAGCCAACGCTGCGCCGAAGTTTGATGACGAGAATGACTTCCCGTCGTTGATAAAATCTGCGGCATAA
- the LOC123525048 gene encoding plasminogen activator inhibitor 1 RNA-binding protein-like isoform X3, which yields MDSLYGINVKNKFELFIDEDVDPLDIIAQQESAKKEQDKKKKDDKTKKNKNAKKSVLKTENKNKPVEEIKPVKEEKVNAPRQQSERPRTGRQNRDNREPREDNRPPRRRDENFNPENRERTERPSGGFNTERSEGGGGGFGRESGPRGEGGFNRGRGRGGRMGRGAGRGDRGGRGGFGGKREFERHSGSDRTSGVKATEKREGSGAHNWGTVKDDIEEQMKDVQEEPQEWTPQAEDTENKDPNESTESATVEEPEDEGPKQLTLEEWKKMEDAKRMKSEFKLRKANEGVDTSQWKSARVYRKSEGDEESEEEEESEEEEDEDEIRQKKLVNEIRITFNDSPRRGRGGRRPRGPRGGRTGGRGGDRRSANAAPKFDDENDFPSLIKSAA from the exons ATGGATAGTTTATACGGCATAAAcgttaaaaacaaatttgaactGTTTATAGACGAGGATGTTGATCCTTTAGATATAATTGCTCAGCAGGAATCTGCGAAGAAAGAGCAAGACAAGAAGAAGAAAGATGACAAGACTAAGAAAAATAAGAATGCCAAAAAGTCCGTTTTGAAGACGGAAAATAAGAACAAACCTGTGGAGGAAATCAAACCTGTAAAGGAAg AAAAGGTAAATGCTCCTCGACAACAGTCTGAAAGACCTAGAACTGGTCGACAGAACAGAGATAATCGGGAACCTAGGGAAGACAATAGACCGCCAAGGAGAAGAGATGAGAATTTTAATCCTGAAAACAG aGAAAGAACGGAGAGACCTTCTGGTGGCTTCAATACTGAAAGGTCAgaaggtggtggtggtggatTTGGCCGTGAATCCGGACCAAGGGGAGAGGGAGGCTTTAATCGGGGACGTGGTCGAGGAGGAAGGATGGGTCGTGGTGCAGGCAGAGGGGATCGTGGTGGCCGTGGAGGATTTGGCGGCAAACGGGAGTTTGAACGCCACAGTGGAAGTGACAGAAC CAGTGGTGTAAAGGCAACTGAGAAACGGGAAGGCTCTGGAGCACATAATTGGGGTACTGTGAAAGATGATATCGA ggAACAGATGAAAGATGTGCAGGAGGAACCACAGGAATGGACCCCACAGGCTGAAGATACTGAGAACAAGGATCCAAA tgaaagcaCTGAATCTGCCACTGTTGAGGAACCCGAAGATGAGGGGCCAAAGCAGCTGACTCTGGAAGAATGGAAAAAAATGGAAGATGCCAAACGTATGAAATCCGAATTTAAATTGAGAAAGGCGAACGAGGGCGTAGACACGTCGCAGTGGAAGAGTGCACGTGTGTATCGCAAGAGCGAAGGCGATGAAGAGAGCGAGGAAGAGGAGGAGTCTGAAGAAGAGGAAGAT GAGGATGAGATCAGACAAAAGAAGCTTGTCAATGAAATTAGAATCACATTTAATGATTCACCAAGAAGAGGCCGTGGTGGTCGCAGACCTAGAGGTCCACGTGGTGGAAGAACAGGTGGCAGAGGAGGCGACAGGAGGTCAGCCAACGCTGCGCCGAAGTTTGATGACGAGAATGACTTCCCGTCGTTGATAAAATCTGCGGCATAA
- the LOC123525049 gene encoding zinc finger protein 367-like, whose protein sequence is MYYTQTMYPWNWTEGLSRVAFSPRSSSTSSQEADSLEGETSGVIKTDHNKRGRPRAEKISSLILEGALSANGIRCRVCSRVFPREKSLQAHMRTHTGERPYLCDFPGCGKSFCQSGQLKTHQRLHTGEKPFACSIEGCPSRFTHANRHCTEHPYASLRRISTQEQIRDRLGVLKSSANQSVTEWLTRHCMQRDDIAVAPTQPEKKLKRESSILPPATPVVQVHHIEVTPRTSTDLPTRSMSLTTPRSLTTETTYSPLIVAPRSPLTATTSMNITSTSYSAFSSASTLSSSTSVLALPSVAASSTTTSLLPAVSSSVSNTSCAITNDKNSVSTGTIPSKFVSRSSMGHRPFKKEATDKWVSALALLELAQGSS, encoded by the exons ATGTATTACACACAGACTATGTACCCTTGGAATTGGACCGAGGGGCTGTCTAGGGTGGCATTTAGCCCCCGATCGTCATCCACAAGTTCACAGGAGGCTGATTCATTGGAAGGAGAAACGTCTGGAGTTATTAAAACTGATCATAATAAACGTGGCCGACCAAGGGCGGAGAAGATCTCATCTCTAATATTGGAGGGTGCTCTGTCGGCAAATGGAATTAGATGTAGGGTGTGCTCGCGGGTTTTCCCGAGGGAGAAATCTTTACAGGCTCACATGCGCACACATACAg gAGAGCGTCCGTACTTGTGTGATTTCCCGGGCTGTGGAAAGTCCTTCTGTCAGAGTGGGCAACTGAAAACACATCAGCGTCTCCACACGGGAGAAAAACCATTTGCTTGTTCTATAGAAG GATGCCCGAGCCGATTCACGCACGCCAACAGACACTGTACGGAACACCCGTACGCAAGTTTACGGCGTATTTCCACACAAGAGCAAATCAGAGACAGACTTGGCGTTTTGAAATCGTCTGCTAACCAGTCTGTCACAGAATGGCTTACAAG ACACTGCATGCAGAGAGACGATATTGCCGTGGCCCCAACACAACCGGAAAAGAAGTTGAAACGTGAATCTTCAATATTGCCACCAGCCACCCCAGTTGTTCAAGTCCATCATATTGAAGTTACACCAAGAACATCGACAGATTTACCAACTCGTTCCATGTCGCTCACAACCCCCCGCTCGCTCACAACAGAAACCACGTATTCGCCGCTGATTGTCGCACCACGTTCACCACTCACAGCAACAACATCGATGAACATTACATCCACATCTTATTCAGCGTTTTCATCAGCGTCcacattatcatcatcaacatcagtTTTAGCATTGCCGTCTGTAGCCGCATCCTCCACAACAACTTCGTTATTACCAGCAGTTTCATCGTCTGTTTCAAATACTTCATGTGCAATTACAAATGACAAAAACAGCGTGTCAACTGGAACTATTCCATCCAAATTTGTGAGCAGATCTTCGATGGGTCATCGGCCTTTCAAGAAAGAGGCGACAGACAAATGGGTGTCAGCTCTAGCACTACTTGAGCTTGCTCAGGgaagttcttaa